The proteins below come from a single Oscillospiraceae bacterium genomic window:
- a CDS encoding GDP-L-fucose synthase, which translates to MMEKNAKIYVAGHRGMVGSAIVRELQRQGYTNIITRTHKELDLCRQEDVERFFAEEKPEYVFLAAAKVGGIVANQEALADFMWFNMTLEMNVIHSAWQNGCKKLEFLGSSCIYPRMAPQPMKESCLLTSELEKTNEAYALAKISGLKYCEFLNRQYGTDYISVMPTNLYGPNDNYHPTHSHVVPALIRRFHEAKVNGVESVTCWGDGSPLREFLYVDDLANLCVFLMNNYSGNETVNAGTGKELTIKELTELVAKVVGYTGEIKWDTSKPNGTPRKLLDVSKATNLGWTYKTELEDGLRLSYEDFLHNPMRAER; encoded by the coding sequence ATGATGGAAAAGAATGCTAAAATTTATGTCGCCGGCCATCGCGGCATGGTGGGCAGCGCCATCGTGCGCGAGCTGCAGCGTCAGGGCTACACCAATATCATCACCCGCACACATAAGGAGTTGGACCTCTGCCGTCAGGAGGATGTCGAGCGCTTTTTTGCAGAGGAAAAGCCCGAGTATGTCTTTCTGGCAGCCGCCAAGGTCGGCGGTATCGTTGCCAATCAGGAGGCACTGGCTGACTTTATGTGGTTTAATATGACGCTGGAGATGAATGTCATCCACTCCGCATGGCAGAACGGCTGCAAAAAGCTGGAATTCCTCGGCTCCTCCTGCATTTATCCCCGTATGGCGCCCCAGCCGATGAAGGAAAGCTGCCTGCTGACCAGCGAGCTGGAAAAGACCAACGAGGCCTACGCCCTCGCCAAAATCAGCGGCCTGAAATACTGCGAGTTCCTGAACCGCCAGTACGGCACCGACTATATCTCGGTCATGCCCACGAACCTGTACGGCCCTAACGACAACTATCACCCGACCCACAGCCATGTGGTCCCGGCGCTGATCCGCCGCTTCCATGAGGCCAAGGTCAACGGTGTGGAGAGTGTTACCTGCTGGGGCGATGGCTCTCCGCTGCGCGAGTTCCTGTATGTGGACGATCTGGCCAACCTGTGCGTTTTCCTGATGAACAACTACTCCGGTAACGAGACGGTCAACGCCGGCACCGGCAAGGAACTGACCATCAAGGAGCTGACCGAGCTGGTTGCCAAGGTCGTGGGCTATACCGGCGAGATCAAGTGGGATACCTCCAAGCCCAACGGCACGCCCCGCAAGCTGCTGGATGTCTCCAAGGCTACGAATCTCGGCTGGACCTACAAGACCGAATTGGAGGACGGCCTGCGCCTGTCCTATGAGGACTTCCTACACAACCCGATGCGCGCCGAGCGCTGA
- the gmd gene encoding GDP-mannose 4,6-dehydratase, translating into MKKALITGVTGQDGSYLAEFLLEKGYDVHGVIRRSSVDYRERIAHLEGHPNFHLHYGDLSDSMSILSVVSTVRPDEIYNLAAQSHVQVSFDVPEFTADVDATGVLRVLEAVRLCGLKDTCRIYQASTSELYGKVEEVPQNENTPFHPYSPYAVAKQYGFWIVKEYREAYNMFCCSGILFNHESERRGETFVTRKITLAAARIAQGKQDKLYLGNLSSLRDWGYAKDYVECMWLILQNKTPEDFVIATGEQHSVREFCELAFHNVGIELEFVGEGMNEKGIDKATGKVVIEVSPDFYRPTDVVNLWGDPSKAKRELGWNPTKTTFAELVKIMVDHDMKKVAVERAEEHIKTNLAEYLEKGVIK; encoded by the coding sequence ATGAAAAAAGCACTGATCACCGGTGTTACCGGTCAGGACGGCAGCTATCTGGCAGAGTTTTTGCTTGAGAAGGGCTACGATGTCCACGGCGTTATCCGCCGCTCCTCCGTTGATTACCGTGAGCGCATCGCCCATCTGGAGGGTCACCCCAACTTCCACCTGCACTACGGCGATCTGAGCGATTCGATGAGCATCCTCTCGGTCGTCAGCACCGTGCGCCCTGATGAGATCTACAATCTGGCCGCCCAGAGCCATGTGCAGGTCAGCTTCGATGTGCCGGAGTTCACGGCCGATGTCGATGCCACCGGCGTACTGCGCGTGCTGGAGGCTGTGCGCCTCTGCGGCCTGAAGGACACCTGCCGCATCTATCAGGCCTCCACCTCCGAGCTGTACGGCAAGGTCGAGGAGGTCCCCCAGAACGAGAACACCCCGTTCCATCCCTACAGCCCCTACGCTGTTGCCAAGCAGTACGGCTTCTGGATCGTCAAGGAATACCGCGAGGCTTACAACATGTTCTGCTGCTCCGGTATCCTCTTTAACCACGAGTCTGAGCGCCGCGGCGAGACCTTCGTCACCCGCAAGATCACGCTGGCTGCTGCCCGCATTGCGCAGGGCAAGCAGGACAAGCTCTATCTCGGCAATCTGTCCAGCCTGCGCGACTGGGGCTATGCCAAGGATTATGTCGAGTGCATGTGGCTGATTTTGCAGAACAAGACCCCCGAGGATTTTGTGATCGCCACCGGCGAGCAGCACTCCGTGCGCGAGTTCTGCGAGCTGGCCTTCCACAATGTCGGCATCGAGCTGGAATTTGTGGGCGAGGGCATGAACGAAAAGGGCATCGACAAGGCTACGGGCAAGGTCGTCATCGAGGTCAGCCCCGATTTCTACCGCCCCACTGATGTTGTCAACCTGTGGGGTGACCCCAGCAAGGCCAAGCGCGAGCTGGGCTGGAACCCCACCAAGACCACCTTTGCAGAGCTTGTCAAGATCATGGTCGATCATGATATGAAGAAGGTCGCCGTAGAGCGCGCCGAGGAGCATATCAAGACCAATCTGGCTGAATATCTCGAGAAGGGCGTTATCAAATAA
- the glmS gene encoding glutamine--fructose-6-phosphate transaminase (isomerizing): protein MCGIVGFTGAAQAAPILLDGLSKLEYRGYDSAGIAVQNAAGKIEVVKAKGRLKVLSEMTDGGNAVHGSCGIGHTRWATHGEPSVVNAHPHYSRDQKIAVVHNGIIENYQEIKDRLLNKGFTFVSQTDTEVVAQLLDYYYTGESAGNALDAITRMMLHVRGSYALGVLFADEPGVIYAVRKDSPLIVGQCEDGAIIASDVPALLKYTRTVYYIDNLEIARLTPDSIEFFNIDKEPITRESTTIEWDAEAAEKGGYEHFMMKEINEQPAAVRDTISPRLKDGKIDLSELALDEEAIKNVRRLYIIGCGSAYHVGMAARYVFESLARIPVEVDVASEFRYRDPVLEQDSLAMVISQSGETADTLAALRLCKERGVRTVGIVNVVGSSIAREADATMYTWAGPEISVATTKAYSTQLAACYLLATEFARVRGTLADGQYEQLVAELEALPEKIEKTLADKERIQWFASKYANAKDAFFIGRGLDYAVALEGSLKFKEISYIHSEAFAAGEMKHGPISLVENGTLVVGILTQPDLFEKSVSNMVEVKSRGAFLMGLTTYGNYSIEDTAGFTVYVPKTDPHFATSLSVIPLQLLAYYVSCAKGLDVDKPRNLAKSVTVE, encoded by the coding sequence ATGTGCGGAATCGTAGGCTTTACCGGTGCAGCACAGGCTGCACCTATTCTGCTGGACGGTCTGTCCAAGCTTGAATACCGCGGTTATGACTCGGCCGGCATCGCGGTGCAGAACGCCGCAGGCAAAATCGAGGTCGTAAAGGCAAAGGGCCGCCTGAAGGTTTTAAGCGAGATGACGGACGGCGGCAATGCTGTACACGGCAGCTGCGGCATCGGCCACACCCGTTGGGCCACCCACGGGGAGCCGTCTGTGGTCAACGCGCACCCGCATTATTCCCGTGACCAGAAGATCGCCGTGGTGCACAACGGCATCATTGAAAACTATCAGGAGATCAAGGACCGTCTGCTCAACAAAGGCTTTACCTTTGTCTCTCAGACCGACACCGAGGTCGTGGCACAGCTGCTGGACTACTACTACACCGGCGAATCTGCAGGCAACGCGCTGGATGCCATCACCCGCATGATGCTGCATGTACGCGGCTCCTATGCGCTGGGCGTGCTTTTTGCCGATGAGCCCGGTGTCATCTATGCCGTGCGCAAGGACAGCCCGCTCATCGTTGGCCAATGTGAGGACGGTGCCATCATCGCCTCCGATGTGCCTGCACTGCTCAAGTACACCCGCACGGTCTACTACATTGACAATCTCGAGATCGCACGCCTAACCCCGGACTCCATCGAATTCTTCAACATCGACAAGGAGCCCATCACCCGCGAGTCCACAACCATCGAATGGGATGCCGAGGCTGCCGAAAAGGGCGGCTATGAGCATTTCATGATGAAGGAGATCAATGAACAGCCTGCGGCCGTGCGCGACACGATCTCTCCGCGCCTGAAGGACGGCAAAATCGACCTGTCTGAGCTGGCACTGGACGAGGAAGCAATCAAGAATGTGCGCCGTCTGTATATCATCGGCTGCGGCTCGGCCTATCATGTGGGCATGGCAGCGCGCTATGTGTTTGAAAGTCTGGCCCGCATCCCGGTCGAGGTCGATGTCGCCAGCGAGTTCCGCTACCGTGACCCCGTGCTTGAGCAGGACTCTCTTGCCATGGTCATCAGCCAGAGCGGTGAGACCGCCGATACGCTGGCGGCACTGCGTCTGTGCAAGGAGCGCGGCGTGCGCACCGTTGGCATCGTGAATGTAGTCGGCTCCAGCATCGCCCGCGAGGCAGACGCAACCATGTATACCTGGGCCGGACCGGAGATCTCGGTGGCCACCACCAAGGCTTACAGCACCCAGCTGGCAGCCTGCTACCTGTTGGCTACTGAGTTTGCCCGGGTGCGCGGCACACTGGCTGACGGCCAGTATGAGCAGCTGGTCGCAGAACTGGAGGCCCTGCCGGAGAAGATTGAAAAGACGCTGGCGGATAAGGAACGCATCCAGTGGTTTGCCAGCAAATATGCCAACGCCAAGGACGCCTTCTTCATCGGCCGTGGCCTTGACTACGCCGTTGCGCTGGAGGGCAGCCTGAAATTCAAGGAGATCAGCTACATCCACTCTGAGGCCTTCGCCGCAGGCGAGATGAAGCATGGCCCGATCTCGTTGGTCGAGAACGGCACCCTTGTGGTCGGCATCCTGACACAGCCCGACTTATTTGAAAAGAGTGTTTCCAACATGGTTGAAGTCAAGAGCCGCGGCGCCTTCCTGATGGGTCTGACCACCTACGGCAACTACAGCATCGAGGACACAGCCGGCTTCACGGTCTATGTCCCCAAAACCGACCCGCATTTTGCCACCAGCCTGTCTGTCATTCCGCTGCAGCTTCTGGCCTACTATGTCAGCTGCGCCAAGGGTCTGGATGTCGATAAGCCCCGCAACCTTGCCAAGAGTGTGACGGTCGAGTAA
- the pheS gene encoding phenylalanine--tRNA ligase subunit alpha translates to MEEKIKELRAAIEQAGAAVTDKAQLSDFWQKYLSKNGEVAGLTKSLRDVPKEDRPAVGKTINEFKQWVEAQYQTLSEQVEKAALAARNAAETVDITMPAKIRTTGNLHPITLVKNEIIDVFSGMGFEIYEGPEIEDDDHNFTRLNVPKNHPARDMQDTFYVADDIVLRTQTSGGQIRVMDREKPPIKVLVPGRVFRSDSDATHSPMFHQMEGLVVDKGITLCDLQGMLDKFVQALFGAEVKTRLRPSYFPFTEPSVEVDVSCFECGGKGCPLCKHTGWIEVLGAGVVHHSVLENCGIDPNVYSGFAFGIGIERIAMLKYGINNIGLMFENDLRFLKQFED, encoded by the coding sequence ATGGAAGAAAAAATCAAGGAGCTGCGCGCCGCTATTGAGCAGGCCGGCGCAGCCGTCACTGACAAAGCCCAGCTTTCTGACTTCTGGCAGAAATACCTGAGCAAAAACGGCGAGGTCGCAGGCCTGACCAAGAGCCTGCGCGATGTCCCCAAGGAGGATCGCCCCGCCGTCGGCAAGACCATCAATGAATTCAAGCAGTGGGTCGAGGCTCAGTACCAGACCCTGTCTGAGCAGGTCGAGAAGGCGGCGCTGGCTGCCCGCAACGCTGCCGAGACGGTGGACATTACGATGCCTGCCAAGATCCGCACGACCGGCAACCTGCACCCCATCACCCTCGTCAAGAACGAGATCATTGATGTATTCTCCGGCATGGGCTTTGAAATTTATGAAGGCCCCGAGATCGAGGACGATGACCACAACTTCACCCGCCTGAATGTGCCGAAGAACCATCCCGCCCGCGATATGCAGGATACCTTCTATGTCGCGGATGACATTGTGCTGCGCACCCAGACCAGCGGCGGCCAGATCCGTGTAATGGATCGTGAAAAGCCCCCTATCAAGGTGCTGGTACCCGGCCGTGTGTTCCGCTCCGACTCGGACGCGACCCACTCCCCGATGTTCCACCAGATGGAAGGTCTGGTCGTTGACAAGGGCATCACCCTCTGCGACCTGCAGGGCATGCTGGATAAGTTCGTGCAGGCCCTGTTCGGTGCCGAGGTCAAGACCCGTCTGCGCCCGTCCTACTTCCCGTTTACCGAGCCAAGCGTTGAGGTCGATGTTTCCTGCTTTGAGTGCGGCGGCAAGGGCTGCCCGCTCTGCAAGCATACCGGCTGGATCGAGGTCCTGGGCGCCGGTGTTGTGCATCACAGCGTGCTGGAAAACTGCGGCATCGACCCCAATGTCTACTCCGGCTTTGCCTTTGGCATCGGTATCGAGCGTATCGCCATGCTGAAATACGGCATCAACAACATCGGTCTGATGTTTGAAAACGATCTGCGCTTCTTGAAGCAGTTCGAGGATTGA
- a CDS encoding sugar phosphate nucleotidyltransferase: MNIILLSGGSGKRLWPLSNDIRSKQFIKIFKTDDGYESMVQRVYRQIKEVDADASVTIATSKTQVSSIHNQLGNSVGVCVEPCRRDTFPAIALATAFLHDVKGVGLDEAVVVCPVDPYVNNDYFAALKDLSDLAEKGSANLSLMGIEPTYPSEKYGYIIPESADAVSPVKTFKEKPDAATAERYIAQGALWNGGVFAYKLRYVLDKAHELIDFTDYQDLFRKYETLKKISFDYAVVENESKIQVMRFAGQWKDMGTWNTLTEAMQEPSIGKAMLNETCENVHVLNELDVPVLCMGLKDVVVSASPEGILVSDKEQSSYIKPYVDSIHQQIMFAEKSWGSFRVLDVEDESLTIKITLNAGHGMNYHSHENRDEVWTVISGTGRAILDGRAQPVKAGDILTMKAGCKHTILADTELKVIEVQLGKAISVEDKQKYPMPQA, encoded by the coding sequence ATGAATATCATTCTGCTGTCCGGCGGCTCCGGCAAGCGCCTGTGGCCGCTGTCGAACGATATCCGTTCTAAGCAGTTCATCAAGATCTTCAAGACCGATGACGGCTACGAGTCGATGGTCCAGCGCGTCTACCGCCAGATCAAAGAGGTGGATGCTGATGCCAGCGTGACGATCGCCACCAGCAAGACGCAGGTGTCGTCCATCCACAACCAGCTTGGCAATTCGGTCGGCGTCTGCGTTGAGCCCTGCCGCCGCGATACCTTCCCGGCAATCGCACTGGCCACGGCCTTTCTGCACGATGTAAAGGGCGTGGGCCTCGATGAGGCTGTGGTCGTCTGCCCGGTGGATCCGTATGTCAACAACGACTATTTTGCCGCGTTAAAGGATCTCTCCGATCTTGCGGAAAAGGGCAGCGCCAACCTCTCGCTCATGGGCATTGAGCCGACCTATCCCAGCGAAAAGTACGGCTACATCATCCCGGAGAGCGCCGATGCTGTCAGCCCGGTCAAGACCTTTAAGGAAAAGCCCGATGCCGCCACAGCGGAAAGGTACATTGCGCAGGGGGCGCTTTGGAACGGCGGCGTATTTGCCTACAAACTGCGTTATGTGCTGGACAAAGCACATGAACTGATCGACTTTACCGATTATCAGGACCTTTTCCGTAAATATGAGACGCTGAAGAAGATCAGCTTCGATTATGCGGTCGTTGAGAATGAATCGAAGATTCAGGTCATGCGCTTTGCAGGCCAGTGGAAGGATATGGGCACCTGGAACACCCTGACCGAAGCCATGCAGGAGCCGAGCATCGGCAAGGCCATGCTGAATGAGACTTGTGAGAATGTGCATGTTCTCAATGAACTGGATGTACCGGTGCTTTGCATGGGACTGAAGGATGTTGTTGTCTCTGCCAGCCCGGAGGGCATCCTTGTCTCCGATAAGGAGCAGTCCAGCTATATCAAGCCCTATGTGGACAGCATCCACCAGCAGATCATGTTTGCTGAAAAGTCGTGGGGCTCCTTCCGTGTGCTGGATGTCGAGGATGAAAGCCTGACCATCAAGATCACGCTGAACGCCGGTCACGGCATGAACTACCACAGCCACGAGAACCGCGATGAGGTCTGGACCGTTATCTCGGGCACCGGCCGCGCAATTCTGGACGGCAGGGCACAGCCCGTCAAGGCAGGGGATATCCTGACGATGAAAGCCGGCTGCAAGCACACGATCCTGGCTGATACCGAGCTGAAGGTGATCGAGGTGCAGCTTGGCAAGGCCATCAGCGTGGAGGATAAGCAGAAGTATCCCATGCCGCAGGCTTGA
- a CDS encoding class B sortase produces MAKIHRSDLAPQEPPAAPHAALYDQDNDIDFAPTAPAGPEKKRGSLAYTLAMLFFGVVFLVSAGLLVKRFADDRRTENEFAELQSMIDTSAEPQPSGESVNPNGAKFAALRDKNSDFIGWLSIDGTELDFPVMYAPNNKDFYLRHDFDKSYSIYGVPYLDENTTLGANAESDNLVIYGHNMKTGAIFGCLTEYKKASYYQEHPFIEFDTVYGDAKYEVFGAFAIDVVNDTSFVYNQYIDMDAQTYDAYVEEVLSRSDVDSGIRPTYGEQLLTLSTCEYSSANGRYVVVARRVS; encoded by the coding sequence ATGGCAAAAATCCATCGCAGCGACCTTGCGCCGCAAGAGCCGCCCGCCGCGCCCCATGCAGCCCTTTACGATCAGGACAACGATATAGACTTTGCCCCGACTGCACCTGCTGGCCCCGAGAAAAAGCGCGGCAGCCTTGCCTACACGCTGGCCATGCTCTTTTTCGGCGTTGTTTTTCTGGTCAGTGCCGGGCTGCTTGTCAAGCGCTTTGCGGATGACCGCAGGACAGAAAACGAGTTTGCCGAGCTGCAGTCTATGATCGATACATCTGCCGAACCACAGCCGTCCGGGGAGAGCGTCAACCCCAACGGAGCCAAGTTTGCCGCCCTGCGCGATAAGAACAGCGATTTCATCGGGTGGCTCTCGATTGATGGCACAGAGTTGGATTTCCCGGTTATGTACGCGCCAAACAATAAGGATTTCTATCTTCGTCACGACTTTGACAAGAGCTACAGCATCTACGGCGTGCCGTACCTTGACGAAAACACAACGCTCGGTGCCAATGCTGAGAGTGATAACCTTGTCATCTACGGCCACAATATGAAGACCGGCGCGATCTTTGGCTGCCTGACCGAGTATAAAAAGGCCAGCTACTATCAGGAGCATCCCTTCATTGAGTTTGACACCGTGTACGGAGATGCAAAATACGAGGTATTCGGCGCGTTCGCCATTGATGTTGTAAACGACACCTCGTTTGTCTATAACCAGTATATTGATATGGACGCGCAGACCTACGATGCCTATGTGGAGGAGGTTCTGTCCCGCAGTGATGTGGACAGCGGCATCCGCCCGACTTACGGGGAGCAGCTGCTGACCCTTTCAACCTGTGAGTATTCGTCCGCTAATGGGCGCTATGTGGTTGTGGCGCGCCGGGTCTCCTGA
- the pheT gene encoding phenylalanine--tRNA ligase subunit beta: MKVPFSWLKQYVDIDVTAQELEDKLFGCGFEVEELIDLGGEISKVVVGVVTECVPQEGTHLHICKVDCGDYGHDIQISTGAANVYAGMHTAAALDGSTLPGGITIKAKPLMGIESNGMLCSGEELGLNDDLYPGSEVYGLLDLPKDTVPGTPIQEVVGLNDYIFDISITANRADCQSVLGIAREVAAVLKKPLKMPATDYTVSDYTEPRLSIRVEAEDLCPRYIGHYVRNITPGESPRWMRRQLALCGLRSIDNVVDITNYVMLEIGQPMHAFDMDTLDSCQILVRRAKDGEKITTLDEKEFTLTPNNLVICDGSKPVALAGVMGGLNSEIKSTTTQLLFESAKFARDNIRKTARGLGQSTDASSHYEKGISEYTTELGMARALHLIQELGCGEVTATHFDCSAGAPREGKHFTAKVSGINAILGITVPTDAILDILNRLQFEVKLAADGDMMQVVAPRWREDIEVGEPDLAEEVIREYGYEHIVPTFLKAATVTTGGLTAEQKAQAKAKRTMCAQGFYEAETLAFYADADLDMLHIAADAPERNVIRILNPISSHLTIMRPLLAPSLLNVVVDNLRKGNAEGRLFEMSNIYIPKQQPITELPEERLHLGFAAWGSEEDFFAVKGAVESFGAAFGVELTVARAADVAWLHPGIAAYILCKGERIGVFGKLANDVTAELKLPKDSRGNLNIYLGEIDWVAFHALVPAAIHYQPIPALAPVQRDLALVAPESMECGTLVSEMQRACKQLVKVELFDIYRGEKLGAGKKSMAFSLSFQPDAKPLTPDEIDRFVKKILGNLKFKLGIEIRE, from the coding sequence ATGAAAGTACCATTCAGCTGGTTAAAGCAATATGTTGACATTGATGTCACCGCGCAGGAGCTGGAGGATAAACTCTTCGGCTGCGGCTTTGAGGTCGAGGAGCTGATCGACCTCGGCGGTGAGATCTCCAAGGTCGTTGTCGGTGTTGTGACAGAGTGCGTCCCGCAGGAGGGAACGCATCTGCACATCTGCAAGGTGGACTGCGGTGACTATGGCCACGACATCCAGATCTCTACCGGCGCAGCCAATGTCTATGCCGGTATGCACACCGCCGCCGCGCTGGACGGCTCCACGCTGCCCGGCGGCATCACCATCAAGGCCAAGCCCCTGATGGGCATTGAGTCCAACGGCATGCTCTGCAGCGGCGAGGAACTGGGGCTGAACGATGATCTTTATCCCGGCTCTGAGGTCTACGGTCTGCTCGACCTGCCGAAGGACACCGTTCCCGGCACGCCGATTCAGGAGGTCGTGGGACTCAACGATTATATCTTTGACATCTCCATCACCGCCAACCGCGCCGACTGCCAGAGCGTGCTGGGCATTGCCCGCGAGGTTGCAGCCGTGCTGAAAAAGCCTCTCAAAATGCCCGCCACCGACTACACCGTCAGCGATTACACCGAGCCGCGCCTCTCCATCCGCGTTGAGGCGGAGGATCTCTGCCCGCGCTATATCGGCCACTATGTACGCAACATCACACCGGGCGAGTCCCCGCGCTGGATGCGCCGTCAGCTGGCCCTGTGCGGCCTGCGCAGCATCGACAATGTAGTCGATATTACCAACTATGTCATGCTGGAGATCGGCCAGCCGATGCACGCCTTTGACATGGACACGCTGGATAGCTGCCAGATCCTCGTCCGCCGCGCCAAGGACGGCGAGAAGATCACAACGCTCGATGAGAAGGAGTTCACCCTGACGCCCAACAACCTCGTCATCTGCGACGGCTCCAAGCCGGTCGCGCTGGCCGGCGTCATGGGCGGGCTGAACAGCGAGATCAAGAGCACCACGACCCAGCTGCTGTTTGAGAGCGCCAAGTTCGCCCGCGACAACATCCGCAAGACTGCCCGCGGCCTGGGCCAGAGCACCGATGCCTCCAGCCACTACGAAAAGGGCATCTCGGAGTATACAACCGAGCTGGGCATGGCCCGCGCCCTGCATCTGATTCAGGAGCTGGGCTGCGGCGAGGTCACCGCCACCCATTTCGACTGCTCGGCCGGTGCCCCGCGTGAGGGTAAGCATTTCACTGCCAAGGTCAGCGGCATCAACGCGATTTTGGGCATCACCGTTCCGACTGACGCCATTCTCGACATTCTGAACCGCCTGCAGTTTGAGGTCAAGCTTGCGGCGGACGGCGACATGATGCAGGTCGTTGCGCCCCGCTGGCGCGAGGACATCGAGGTCGGCGAGCCCGACCTTGCCGAGGAGGTCATCCGCGAGTACGGCTATGAGCATATCGTGCCTACCTTCCTGAAGGCTGCCACTGTCACCACCGGCGGTCTGACGGCGGAGCAGAAGGCACAGGCCAAGGCCAAGCGTACCATGTGTGCGCAGGGCTTCTATGAGGCAGAAACACTGGCCTTCTACGCTGATGCAGATCTGGATATGCTACACATTGCCGCTGATGCCCCCGAGCGCAATGTCATCCGCATTTTGAACCCGATCTCCTCTCATCTGACCATCATGCGCCCGCTGCTGGCACCGTCCCTGCTGAATGTGGTCGTTGACAACCTGCGCAAGGGCAATGCCGAGGGCCGCCTTTTCGAGATGTCCAACATCTACATTCCGAAGCAGCAGCCCATCACCGAGCTGCCGGAGGAGCGCCTGCATCTTGGCTTTGCCGCATGGGGCAGCGAGGAGGACTTCTTTGCCGTTAAGGGCGCGGTCGAAAGCTTCGGCGCAGCATTCGGTGTCGAGCTGACCGTTGCGCGTGCGGCCGATGTTGCATGGCTGCATCCCGGCATCGCCGCCTATATCCTCTGCAAGGGGGAGCGTATCGGCGTTTTCGGCAAGCTGGCCAACGATGTCACCGCCGAGCTTAAGCTGCCCAAGGATAGCCGCGGCAACCTGAACATCTATCTGGGCGAGATCGACTGGGTGGCCTTCCACGCGCTGGTGCCCGCAGCCATCCACTACCAGCCCATCCCTGCGCTGGCCCCGGTACAGCGCGATCTGGCGCTTGTAGCCCCCGAAAGCATGGAGTGCGGCACCCTCGTAAGCGAGATGCAGCGCGCCTGCAAGCAGCTTGTCAAGGTCGAACTGTTTGACATCTACCGCGGTGAAAAGCTGGGTGCGGGCAAAAAGAGCATGGCGTTCAGCCTCTCCTTCCAGCCGGACGCCAAGCCCCTGACGCCCGATGAGATTGACCGCTTCGTCAAGAAGATTCTCGGCAACCTTAAATTCAAGCTGGGCATTGAGATCCGCGAGTGA